A section of the Cuniculiplasma divulgatum genome encodes:
- a CDS encoding YHS domain-containing protein: MAIDPVCGMKVKEDTPLKTSYKGKTYYFCNETCKETFEKNPLKYTR, encoded by the coding sequence ATGGCAATAGATCCTGTTTGCGGAATGAAAGTGAAGGAAGACACGCCACTGAAGACATCCTACAAGGGTAAGACCTACTATTTCTGCAATGAGACGTGCAAGGAGACCTTTGAAAAGAATCCATTGAAATACACAAGATGA
- a CDS encoding EamA family transporter — translation MEVAPVENRRRIQAGGIVLAIIGASLWGLSGTLSSILFKDYGMPFSTLVSLRMILAGIIALAVLRPKFPKRSVRDFLVFALAGLFGVQITYLATISYSNAPTATLLQYLFFPMVMVYEVARRKVSLTAGILVSVALALGGTFELTTSFPSHSAAIILSPLALVFGLLSALTAALYTIMSGPLIRQNGTLPVITWAFIIGGAFSIVFSANVSYAYFSDINVAELPAIVTLVLLVAVFGTLVAFGLYIRSMQEITATQASLAGTMEPITAALSSAILLGIFLTGFQYVGGVMIIMAIIIVQLFSFRPKTAAE, via the coding sequence ATGGAGGTAGCGCCTGTAGAGAACAGGAGAAGAATTCAGGCAGGAGGAATCGTTCTTGCAATCATCGGAGCATCCCTCTGGGGCCTTTCCGGGACACTGTCATCAATCCTCTTCAAAGATTACGGCATGCCTTTCTCGACCCTTGTATCCCTGAGGATGATACTTGCCGGAATAATTGCTCTGGCTGTATTGCGCCCAAAATTCCCGAAAAGATCAGTGCGCGATTTCCTTGTCTTTGCACTGGCAGGCCTTTTTGGCGTCCAGATAACATACCTTGCAACAATCAGCTACTCCAATGCGCCGACTGCCACTCTCCTGCAGTATCTGTTCTTTCCCATGGTGATGGTATATGAAGTTGCCAGGAGGAAAGTCAGCCTTACGGCGGGGATACTGGTATCCGTGGCCCTTGCGCTGGGCGGAACATTTGAGCTCACAACCAGCTTTCCCAGCCATTCAGCTGCCATAATCCTCAGCCCTCTTGCCCTGGTTTTCGGACTGCTGTCGGCCCTGACTGCAGCCCTGTACACAATAATGTCCGGGCCGCTCATAAGGCAGAATGGCACGCTCCCGGTGATCACATGGGCGTTCATAATCGGCGGAGCCTTCTCCATTGTCTTCAGCGCGAATGTCAGCTATGCATATTTCTCAGATATAAATGTGGCCGAATTGCCAGCCATCGTGACCCTGGTGCTCCTGGTGGCAGTGTTTGGAACACTTGTGGCTTTCGGCCTCTATATAAGGAGCATGCAGGAGATCACTGCCACTCAGGCCTCCCTCGCCGGAACAATGGAGCCCATCACAGCTGCACTGTCGTCTGCAATCCTCCTTGGAATATTCCTGACGGGTTTCCAGTATGTGGGAGGCGTGATGATAATCATGGCCATAATCATAGTTCAGCTTTTCTCGTTCAGGCCAAAGACCGCAGCTGAATAA
- a CDS encoding isochorismatase family cysteine hydrolase, which yields MVKRAYVAVDLVNDFVTGKFGSQRAVDVANRAVRFLSRLPTGSEVIFTLDTHVKDDPEFAVWGEHCLAGTSGSRLYPALEVISGYRITKRHYDAFFQTDLDGYLRARHVTDLVIFGISTDICVLHTCSGAFFNNYGAVVLADLCTAIDEKHHEDAMEFISRNYGFRITTSDEFQKEL from the coding sequence ATGGTGAAGCGTGCATATGTTGCGGTGGACCTTGTGAATGATTTTGTCACGGGGAAATTCGGGTCCCAGAGGGCTGTTGACGTGGCAAACCGGGCAGTGCGCTTTCTTTCAAGGCTTCCCACCGGATCAGAGGTGATATTCACACTGGACACACATGTTAAGGATGATCCTGAATTCGCCGTATGGGGCGAACATTGTCTTGCGGGCACTTCTGGCTCCCGCCTCTATCCGGCACTTGAGGTCATCAGCGGGTACAGGATCACAAAGCGCCATTATGATGCTTTCTTCCAGACAGATCTTGATGGATACCTCAGGGCAAGGCACGTCACGGATCTTGTAATATTCGGGATAAGCACAGACATATGTGTGCTGCACACCTGCTCCGGTGCGTTTTTCAACAACTATGGCGCCGTGGTGCTTGCCGACCTCTGCACTGCCATTGACGAAAAGCACCATGAAGATGCCATGGAATTTATATCCCGGAACTATGGCTTCAGAATAACAACAAGTGATGAATTTCAAAAGGAACTGTGA
- a CDS encoding DUF488 family protein, translating to MKPNIALKRVYESVGDDGFRVLVERLWPRGISREKAHVDYWAREIAPSTELRRWYSHDPDKWVEFRGRYMEELRSNHKLAEFKDAVLSHPMVTFLFASRETEKNSASVLREFILQDI from the coding sequence ATGAAACCCAATATCGCACTAAAGCGCGTCTATGAAAGCGTTGGAGACGATGGCTTCAGGGTGCTTGTTGAACGGCTCTGGCCAAGGGGCATATCCAGGGAAAAGGCCCATGTGGACTACTGGGCCAGAGAAATTGCGCCCAGTACTGAACTGAGACGCTGGTACTCCCATGATCCGGATAAGTGGGTTGAATTCAGAGGGAGATACATGGAGGAGTTAAGGTCAAACCATAAACTTGCGGAATTCAAGGATGCTGTACTCAGCCATCCCATGGTTACATTCCTCTTTGCATCAAGGGAAACGGAGAAGAACAGTGCAAGTGTCCTGAGGGAGTTCATCCTTCAGGATATATGA
- a CDS encoding heavy metal translocating P-type ATPase — protein sequence MPTDPVCGMFVPDNSTLKMEKNGKTYYFCSRDCMEKFMSPEDQVKRLKVRLIVAWLFSLPVLLLTYLTHFPAKDYVLLALALPVQFYAGLGFYSGAYQALKNRMGNMDILISLGTLTAFFFSLFITFFRNAIPGSGVYFDASSFIITLILTGSFIESVTKRSAGDAASRLLEIMPKTAHLVTYSGVKNIPADQVKAGDRISIRAGEVILADGTVDDGTGDVDPSAITGEQEPLTVKPGDHVISGMKNMNGAITVLVEKAGQDSTISRIYEMLQAASSGRAKIQRVADIFSTYFVPVVLISAAISAITWAMILRGTGLDISIPVLAFVSVVVIACPCAIGLAAPIVMLITSSTASSKGILFKNTSVLDRLARTTMVVFDKTGTVTESVPSIARIETNMEMDEFLSYAYAIESHSNHPVARAIARYCREHGTLESAASDVSEKPGTGIQGSVGGHTIIMERSRETTGSAVSMSVDGVSAGTIFMEYKIRPEMPGVVAKLHEMGMKVAMVSGDRRDAVESVAGSTGIDIYEGECTPEEKAAIIQGYQEKGEFVAFVGDGINDAVVMETSDAGIAVSNASDIAMDAGDLILARDDLTLVAEAMVMARLSMRKIRQNIGWAIGYNTILIPVAAGILVPAFGLGIYSFLPMLSALAMGLSSTSVVLNSLMLKRSFRITSLGSSVRSVVASKA from the coding sequence GTGCCCACTGATCCTGTTTGCGGCATGTTTGTGCCGGACAATTCGACCCTGAAGATGGAAAAAAATGGCAAGACCTATTACTTCTGTTCCAGAGATTGCATGGAAAAATTCATGTCTCCGGAAGACCAGGTAAAGAGGTTGAAAGTGCGCCTTATTGTGGCATGGCTTTTCTCTCTTCCAGTCCTCCTGCTGACATATTTAACGCATTTTCCAGCAAAGGACTACGTGCTTCTTGCTCTTGCCCTTCCGGTGCAGTTTTATGCAGGGCTTGGTTTTTACAGTGGAGCCTACCAGGCCTTAAAGAACAGGATGGGGAATATGGACATACTGATATCCCTGGGAACACTCACTGCATTCTTCTTCTCCTTATTCATAACATTTTTCAGGAATGCCATTCCCGGATCAGGCGTATATTTCGATGCTTCGTCGTTCATAATCACGCTTATTCTCACGGGAAGCTTCATCGAATCAGTAACAAAGAGGTCTGCAGGTGATGCTGCATCCAGACTGCTGGAGATAATGCCTAAAACAGCACATCTTGTCACGTATAGCGGTGTGAAGAACATACCTGCCGATCAGGTGAAGGCCGGGGACAGAATAAGCATCCGCGCTGGAGAAGTCATTCTTGCCGACGGCACCGTGGATGATGGAACGGGCGATGTTGACCCATCCGCCATAACGGGAGAGCAGGAGCCGTTAACTGTAAAGCCTGGCGACCATGTAATATCCGGCATGAAAAACATGAACGGTGCCATTACAGTTCTTGTTGAAAAGGCAGGGCAGGATTCCACCATATCCAGAATCTATGAAATGCTTCAGGCAGCGTCCTCAGGCCGTGCCAAGATACAGAGAGTTGCGGACATTTTCTCTACGTACTTTGTTCCGGTTGTACTGATTTCTGCTGCAATCTCTGCCATCACATGGGCGATGATACTGCGTGGCACAGGCCTGGACATTTCCATTCCTGTCCTTGCCTTTGTTTCGGTTGTCGTAATCGCATGCCCATGTGCCATTGGGCTTGCTGCACCAATAGTCATGCTCATAACTTCGTCAACGGCATCATCAAAAGGTATACTGTTCAAGAATACCAGTGTCCTTGACAGGCTGGCCAGAACAACCATGGTGGTATTTGATAAGACAGGGACTGTCACAGAATCTGTGCCCTCAATTGCAAGGATTGAGACCAATATGGAAATGGACGAGTTTCTCTCATATGCATACGCAATTGAATCCCATTCAAACCATCCTGTAGCAAGAGCCATAGCAAGATACTGCAGGGAACATGGCACATTGGAATCCGCAGCGTCGGATGTTTCTGAGAAACCTGGAACCGGGATTCAGGGAAGTGTTGGAGGTCACACGATCATCATGGAAAGGTCCAGAGAGACCACAGGATCCGCCGTCTCAATGTCAGTTGATGGTGTGTCTGCTGGCACCATTTTCATGGAATATAAAATTCGCCCTGAAATGCCTGGTGTTGTGGCGAAACTCCATGAAATGGGAATGAAGGTTGCCATGGTATCAGGAGACAGAAGGGATGCTGTTGAATCGGTTGCAGGAAGCACAGGCATTGATATCTACGAGGGCGAATGCACCCCGGAGGAGAAGGCTGCCATCATACAGGGCTACCAGGAAAAAGGGGAGTTTGTGGCATTTGTGGGCGATGGCATAAATGATGCTGTTGTCATGGAAACTTCCGATGCCGGCATTGCAGTGTCAAATGCCTCAGACATAGCCATGGACGCAGGCGACCTGATTCTCGCCAGGGATGATCTAACCCTTGTCGCGGAAGCAATGGTCATGGCAAGGCTCTCCATGAGGAAGATCAGGCAGAATATTGGGTGGGCCATAGGATATAATACCATTCTCATTCCCGTTGCCGCCGGAATACTTGTGCCCGCCTTCGGACTCGGCATCTATTCCTTCCTGCCAATGCTCTCTGCGCTTGCAATGGGGCTCAGCTCAACAAGTGTGGTTCTGAATTCCCTCATGCTGAAGCGGTCCTTCAGGATCACTTCCCTTGGCAGTTCAGTAAGATCAGTTGTGGCTTCCAAAGCGTGA
- a CDS encoding cytochrome bc complex cytochrome b subunit, with protein sequence MPNEKKENMIEKIMNEPQPIPRKVPDYMRSKGGGWFWTGAMVMFAFLYEVITGLILLLYYEPSNAYASTEAFLSSTPFGSFILTTHLYGAYAMVVLVYIHLLRNLYEGAYKHPRESQWLTGVLLLVTTLGAGFFGYSMSGDVLSADATDVGRGIAGGFPVIGNWILGIFFGNGTQLSLFSRMLAWHIILVAVIGLLFAVHFFMAEYNTIMPKREESGYKAPAIDHDDGSYKPWYPYNLVYMIQLMLLTFGIIIIVPSILALLPGVPPLFSPFPQVSPTSPLAASVPAYPPWFLLFVYKELDFQFAQSLTPFWATVIFAGMPLVYLLILPYVDKSSSLKMRDRPITVSFAILGTIYLASLSLWGALTPGIAIANWKVALFFFLPGIAIISLTWVIADAMKKEKIHVRNAPWAFATMAIMAVSAFGSGMLILADIRAPSLLYTISMILTLMVTAISAVVVIAISRGIFTQRADVYKPMSKNAYTLAGSGFTASAIFILFEISVINPDTVFKTSLYAIGLGVILLIGGAVLRMYRATIYNE encoded by the coding sequence ATGCCGAATGAAAAAAAGGAAAATATGATTGAGAAAATAATGAACGAACCCCAGCCCATACCACGTAAGGTTCCAGATTACATGAGATCCAAGGGTGGCGGCTGGTTCTGGACCGGCGCAATGGTTATGTTTGCGTTTCTCTATGAAGTTATCACCGGTCTCATTCTGCTGCTTTACTATGAGCCGTCAAACGCTTATGCAAGCACAGAGGCTTTTCTTTCCAGCACGCCATTTGGTTCGTTCATCTTGACAACCCATCTTTATGGCGCTTATGCCATGGTGGTTCTGGTCTATATACACCTTCTGAGGAATCTTTATGAAGGCGCCTACAAGCATCCACGTGAAAGCCAGTGGCTGACAGGCGTTCTCCTTCTGGTGACAACACTTGGTGCTGGGTTCTTCGGCTATTCAATGAGCGGAGATGTGCTTTCGGCAGATGCCACAGATGTTGGTCGAGGTATAGCAGGAGGATTTCCGGTGATTGGTAACTGGATTCTTGGAATCTTTTTCGGAAACGGTACTCAACTTTCTCTGTTTTCACGAATGCTCGCCTGGCACATAATTCTCGTGGCTGTTATTGGTCTTCTGTTTGCTGTGCATTTCTTCATGGCAGAATACAACACCATCATGCCAAAGAGGGAAGAATCGGGCTATAAGGCTCCGGCAATTGATCATGATGATGGAAGCTACAAACCATGGTATCCTTACAATCTTGTGTATATGATTCAACTGATGCTTCTGACATTCGGGATTATAATAATAGTTCCATCCATTCTGGCATTGCTTCCCGGCGTTCCACCACTGTTCTCGCCATTCCCCCAGGTATCTCCAACCAGCCCCCTTGCAGCAAGTGTCCCGGCATATCCACCATGGTTCCTGCTGTTTGTTTACAAGGAGCTTGACTTCCAGTTTGCGCAGTCCTTAACACCATTCTGGGCCACAGTGATATTTGCAGGAATGCCCCTGGTTTATCTCCTGATTCTACCATATGTGGATAAAAGCAGTTCACTTAAAATGAGGGACAGGCCCATAACAGTATCCTTTGCGATTCTTGGCACGATTTACCTCGCCAGTCTTTCACTCTGGGGAGCACTTACTCCCGGTATTGCAATAGCAAACTGGAAGGTTGCGCTGTTCTTCTTCCTGCCAGGCATTGCAATAATCTCACTCACCTGGGTTATAGCAGATGCAATGAAAAAAGAGAAGATTCATGTAAGGAATGCTCCGTGGGCATTTGCAACAATGGCCATAATGGCAGTTTCCGCATTTGGATCTGGTATGCTCATACTTGCAGACATCAGGGCGCCATCATTACTGTACACCATCTCAATGATACTCACACTGATGGTAACAGCAATCTCAGCCGTAGTGGTGATCGCCATTTCAAGGGGCATATTTACTCAGCGTGCCGATGTTTACAAGCCCATGAGCAAGAATGCCTATACACTGGCGGGTTCTGGATTCACAGCATCAGCAATATTCATACTCTTCGAAATTTCAGTGATCAACCCTGACACCGTGTTCAAAACTTCGCTGTACGCAATTGGGCTGGGTGTCATATTGCTGATTGGCGGTGCAGTACTGAGAATGTACAGGGCTACCATTTACAATGAATGA
- a CDS encoding TRASH domain-containing protein has translation MQKQSRELEQRVLMMLKEDSRKSVVDIAAELGISRITARKIIDGMVESREITRFTVESSSDQNDLALIHVRSGTVIPHDLVLEEFDLIDGTSLVLVYLEKIASVKDPGIIDVQIVSHRKNGSPVPRYPSLHCDYCDAEIRGTPISVKSNRKTYYVCCPNCERDMKRRLESIERTQQ, from the coding sequence ATGCAAAAGCAATCCAGGGAACTTGAACAGCGGGTGCTCATGATGCTGAAGGAGGATTCCAGGAAGAGCGTTGTTGATATTGCAGCGGAACTGGGAATCAGCAGGATCACCGCCCGGAAGATCATCGATGGCATGGTGGAATCCCGGGAGATCACCAGGTTCACTGTGGAATCAAGCAGTGACCAGAATGATCTCGCCCTGATCCACGTGAGAAGCGGAACCGTGATTCCCCATGATCTGGTACTGGAAGAATTCGATCTGATTGACGGAACATCACTGGTACTGGTTTATCTGGAAAAAATAGCTTCTGTGAAGGATCCAGGGATAATTGATGTACAGATTGTATCCCACAGGAAAAATGGAAGCCCTGTGCCCAGGTACCCATCCCTGCACTGCGATTACTGTGATGCAGAGATCAGGGGAACGCCAATTTCCGTGAAAAGCAACCGGAAAACTTACTATGTCTGCTGCCCGAACTGCGAACGTGACATGAAGAGAAGGCTGGAAAGCATTGAACGCACACAGCAATGA
- the cysS gene encoding cysteine--tRNA ligase: protein MRIYDTMARARVALDLPEDRVIRVFVCGPTVQDNFHIGHARTYIFFDAFVKYLRTSGYRVFYLQNITDIDDKIIDRANAEGVSYDVISRRYTEEFHNIMSGLRVDSVNFFAHATDHIAEILNQISILIKKGIAYETDDGVYFDISKFPDYGKLWGQNPDTLLPSSDSSSTKKNPRDFAIWKKMKPGEPYWESPWGKGRPGWHIEDTAITDRYFGPVYDIHGGGMDLIFPHHDAEIAIERSISGKDRLVDYWIHTGMINVNDEKMSKSLKNFITIREVLRSYRAEDLRFALLNANFSSSLNYSESLLQEARRNVSQISILYNKVLLKLGDSAKYSKDYDLIASLDSIIQDNMDFRSLFRDVIKLVGSWNADLEHLGKDELNQAYSVLKWVDSFAGIIRRGSSDATVSGTVELLLKIRKELRAIKQYQLADSIRSRLLEMGVYIEDNGSDTAWWVNSAEGGD from the coding sequence ATGAGGATTTATGATACAATGGCCCGGGCCAGGGTTGCTCTTGATCTCCCTGAGGATAGGGTCATAAGGGTGTTTGTCTGCGGACCGACTGTGCAGGACAATTTTCACATAGGCCATGCCAGGACGTACATCTTCTTCGATGCTTTTGTGAAATACCTGAGAACATCCGGGTACAGGGTGTTCTATCTGCAGAACATAACTGACATTGACGACAAGATCATAGATCGCGCCAATGCTGAGGGCGTCAGCTATGATGTCATTTCCAGACGTTACACCGAAGAATTCCATAATATAATGTCAGGGCTCAGAGTGGATAGCGTTAACTTCTTTGCACACGCAACGGACCACATTGCAGAGATTCTGAACCAGATATCAATACTGATAAAGAAGGGAATAGCTTATGAAACAGATGACGGCGTGTACTTCGACATATCAAAGTTTCCGGATTACGGAAAACTATGGGGGCAGAATCCGGATACCCTGCTGCCTTCTTCCGATAGCTCCTCCACCAAGAAAAATCCCCGGGACTTTGCCATATGGAAGAAGATGAAGCCGGGAGAACCATACTGGGAATCACCATGGGGTAAGGGCAGGCCTGGCTGGCACATTGAAGACACTGCCATAACCGACAGATACTTCGGGCCGGTGTATGATATCCACGGAGGGGGGATGGACCTCATATTTCCGCACCACGACGCGGAGATCGCCATTGAACGTTCAATAAGCGGAAAAGACCGCCTTGTGGATTACTGGATTCATACTGGAATGATAAACGTGAATGATGAGAAGATGAGTAAATCCCTGAAGAACTTCATCACCATAAGAGAGGTTCTCAGGTCATACAGGGCAGAAGACCTTCGATTCGCACTTCTGAACGCTAACTTCAGCAGTTCCCTGAACTATTCCGAATCCCTGCTCCAGGAGGCCAGACGGAATGTAAGCCAGATCTCAATCCTTTACAATAAGGTACTCCTGAAACTTGGAGACAGTGCGAAATACAGCAAGGACTATGACCTCATTGCATCGCTGGACTCAATAATCCAGGATAACATGGATTTCCGCAGTCTGTTCCGCGATGTCATTAAACTTGTTGGGTCCTGGAACGCAGATCTTGAACATCTTGGGAAAGACGAGCTCAATCAGGCATACAGCGTCCTGAAATGGGTGGATTCATTTGCAGGAATCATCAGGAGGGGCTCTTCTGATGCGACAGTTTCCGGAACTGTGGAACTTCTCCTCAAAATAAGGAAAGAGCTCAGAGCAATAAAGCAGTACCAGCTGGCAGATTCCATAAGGAGCAGGCTGCTGGAGATGGGAGTATACATAGAGGATAACGGCAGTGACACAGCATGGTGGGTGAATTCAGCAGAAGGAGGTGATTAA
- a CDS encoding MFS transporter, whose translation MMAGLNRKDRQLIGAVGFMEVVRMLGIFLILPVLEVYSASLTRSVILIALAFGAYGLASAIFQSFFGILSDRIGRKAAIIIGLIPFIAGNLLTFADHTILMLIAGRFIAGAGAIGSVATAMVQENVPEQKRNAAMALVGIPVGIAFLIGLLLGPELGYAIGFYYLFLISAVLGVAAVAIVIPLKVSQNRVVHRPSAIYGINRVSASLAVAGFSVSFFMILFFYYFQVFATGILLQNNYVLPIFIPGVIGGGIAVMIAGRFEGKRTTVMAVASIAVILVSVPILFLAPLQKSSLLIIEIGSVVFFLGYSLYEIVFPTAITRFASRYHYGSNLGIFNTLQHVGQFAGGTASGIILGLQLNRGSQISALVIMLVLMGVAMVLSAMVYTGSRTGRIMAQA comes from the coding sequence ATGATGGCAGGCTTAAACCGAAAGGACAGGCAGCTCATAGGCGCTGTTGGTTTCATGGAGGTGGTCCGAATGCTTGGCATCTTCCTCATACTGCCTGTGCTTGAAGTATATTCCGCAAGCCTTACCAGGTCCGTAATACTCATTGCCCTTGCATTTGGAGCATACGGGCTTGCCTCGGCAATTTTCCAGAGTTTCTTCGGAATCCTTTCGGACAGGATAGGCAGGAAAGCCGCCATAATAATAGGTCTCATACCCTTCATCGCAGGCAACCTTCTCACCTTCGCAGACCACACCATACTCATGCTTATTGCAGGCAGATTCATCGCAGGTGCGGGTGCCATAGGGTCAGTGGCCACAGCAATGGTCCAGGAAAACGTCCCGGAACAGAAGAGGAATGCTGCCATGGCCCTGGTGGGCATTCCGGTTGGAATTGCATTTCTCATAGGCCTGCTCCTTGGTCCGGAGCTTGGATACGCAATCGGTTTTTATTATCTCTTCCTCATATCGGCCGTTCTGGGAGTTGCAGCCGTTGCCATAGTCATCCCGCTGAAGGTGTCACAGAACAGGGTTGTGCACAGGCCATCGGCAATTTACGGCATCAACAGGGTCTCAGCTTCACTGGCCGTGGCCGGATTTTCAGTATCATTCTTCATGATACTGTTCTTCTATTATTTCCAGGTTTTCGCTACCGGAATACTGCTGCAGAATAATTACGTGCTTCCCATTTTCATTCCCGGCGTCATCGGGGGCGGCATAGCTGTGATGATTGCAGGGAGATTTGAGGGAAAGCGCACCACGGTAATGGCCGTTGCCTCCATAGCAGTGATCCTGGTATCCGTGCCCATACTGTTTCTTGCACCCCTGCAGAAAAGTTCGCTGCTCATAATAGAGATTGGTTCCGTGGTATTCTTCCTTGGATATTCGCTGTATGAGATCGTGTTCCCAACTGCCATCACAAGGTTCGCATCCAGGTACCATTACGGTTCCAACCTGGGCATTTTCAACACTCTCCAGCATGTGGGGCAGTTCGCCGGTGGGACAGCCAGTGGAATAATTCTGGGGCTCCAGCTGAACAGGGGTTCCCAGATTTCGGCACTTGTCATCATGCTTGTGCTTATGGGTGTGGCCATGGTTCTTTCTGCAATGGTATACACCGGTTCAAGGACAGGCCGAATCATGGCGCAAGCATAG
- a CDS encoding nicotinate phosphoribosyltransferase, translating to MTGYNIASEKEISEGLASDVYFQRSLSASGSEAGDRVKAEVTVSGPLDTWVNFSGLDEVIHLLRGKGLDVYAIPEGTIVPPRDSTGTPVPFLRVEGPYSSFGNLETAILGFICQASGISTYSAKIRKELGDTPFFSFGIRRMHPAISPMIDRSAYIGGADGVSGILGGRVTGTDPVGTMPHALALLMGDRKAWDLTVKSAAPGKKTVLIDTFMDEKFAAIEAASTIPDLDFIRVDTPSSRRGNFAALIREIRWELDLRGYGHVKIMASGGLRLENLRELKEAGVAAFGIGTSISSARPFDFAMDIVEVNGEPLTKRGKFSGAKQVLRCERCYSTLVVPFGQDVKTCQCGGNMTPVMQQYLKSGEPVGKYPSPSQIRKRTLEELEKLEKVPVL from the coding sequence ATGACAGGCTACAATATTGCATCGGAGAAAGAAATCTCGGAAGGACTGGCCTCAGACGTTTATTTTCAGAGAAGCCTGAGCGCATCAGGATCGGAAGCCGGTGACCGCGTGAAAGCAGAGGTAACTGTATCGGGTCCCCTTGATACCTGGGTGAACTTCTCTGGGCTTGATGAGGTAATTCATCTTCTCAGGGGCAAGGGTCTTGATGTTTACGCCATACCTGAGGGGACAATAGTGCCACCCCGTGATTCCACTGGAACACCTGTACCTTTCCTGAGAGTGGAAGGCCCATACTCAAGCTTCGGGAACCTGGAGACTGCCATACTTGGCTTCATCTGCCAGGCGTCAGGCATTTCAACCTACTCCGCAAAGATCAGGAAGGAACTGGGCGACACTCCATTCTTTTCCTTCGGCATAAGGAGGATGCATCCTGCAATATCGCCCATGATTGACAGATCCGCATACATTGGTGGTGCGGATGGGGTTTCCGGAATACTTGGCGGCAGGGTCACCGGGACAGATCCAGTTGGCACAATGCCCCATGCCCTTGCACTGCTCATGGGAGACAGAAAGGCATGGGACCTCACAGTAAAATCGGCTGCACCCGGCAAAAAAACAGTGCTCATAGACACATTCATGGACGAAAAGTTTGCTGCCATTGAAGCTGCGTCCACAATACCGGACCTGGATTTCATCAGGGTTGACACACCGTCATCAAGGAGGGGCAATTTTGCCGCACTGATACGTGAGATTAGGTGGGAGCTTGACCTCAGGGGATATGGGCATGTCAAGATAATGGCCAGCGGAGGCCTCAGGCTAGAGAATCTCAGGGAGCTTAAGGAAGCAGGTGTTGCCGCATTCGGCATAGGCACATCAATCTCCTCTGCCAGGCCCTTTGATTTTGCAATGGACATAGTGGAGGTCAACGGAGAGCCGCTCACCAAGAGGGGAAAGTTCTCCGGTGCCAAGCAGGTGCTCAGATGCGAACGCTGCTACAGCACCCTTGTTGTGCCATTTGGCCAGGATGTTAAGACCTGTCAGTGTGGAGGCAATATGACCCCGGTCATGCAACAGTACCTGAAATCCGGCGAACCCGTGGGAAAATATCCATCACCTTCGCAGATAAGAAAGCGCACACTTGAGGAACTTGAGAAGCTGGAGAAAGTGCCGGTGCTATAG
- a CDS encoding histidine phosphatase family protein, translating to MRIAILVRHGESEVNVRKIISSDINGYPLTERGMRQAEFTAEQLKGLHIDGILSSPVQRALQTANIIGSTIDLVPAIESNITESGMGPYNNSMMAGLPPGSRDELGMESWNSQVLRMRSVLEGIQGVQLLVSHAMPIRAAISSYLGLDEVESFGIEIRNASMSVMDVQNERIVCIGSLLVSDRLRSMLAP from the coding sequence GTGCGTATTGCTATTCTTGTCAGGCACGGTGAAAGTGAAGTCAATGTCAGGAAGATCATATCCAGTGACATCAACGGATACCCCCTGACCGAAAGGGGAATGCGGCAGGCGGAATTCACGGCAGAGCAGCTTAAGGGACTGCACATTGATGGGATTCTGTCCAGCCCGGTACAGAGGGCATTGCAGACGGCAAATATTATCGGAAGTACCATTGATCTGGTGCCGGCCATAGAGAGCAATATTACGGAATCGGGAATGGGGCCCTACAACAACTCAATGATGGCGGGTCTTCCCCCGGGTTCACGGGATGAGCTTGGAATGGAATCCTGGAATTCACAGGTTCTGAGGATGAGATCTGTCCTTGAAGGCATCCAGGGCGTGCAGCTGCTGGTCAGCCATGCCATGCCCATAAGGGCGGCAATCTCAAGCTACCTGGGCCTGGACGAGGTAGAAAGCTTCGGCATTGAGATCAGGAATGCTTCAATGTCGGTTATGGATGTGCAGAATGAAAGAATTGTCTGCATTGGTTCACTTTTAGTAAGCGACCGCCTGAGATCTATGCTTGCGCCATGA